In bacterium 336/3, the following proteins share a genomic window:
- a CDS encoding cell division protein FtsA — MQKDKIVVGLDIGSTKICAVVARRDEQNKERIEILGVGKAISEGVTRGVVINIDKTVEAITQAVKEASRMSGIDIKIVNVGIAGQHIKSMRQKGSITRHSTEDEISGEDVMRLVNDMYKTPTEAGTQILHVMPQDFIVDNEAGIIEPIGMSGVKLEANFHIITAQTTALNNINRCVKKAGLEIQEMILEPIASSLSVLTREEREEGVALVDIGGGTTDVAIFHDGIIRHTAVIPFGGQIITSDIKHGCMLMENQAELLKVRFGKAIAEQASDRDVVSIPGLRNRSSKEISLRNLAHIIEARMTEIIEDVHKEIIRSNFYNTLSQGIVLTGGGALLDGIKELFELHTGLPVRIGHPTEYLTKNNVELVKQPIFATAIGLVMAGFRALDDRDLFHNVQQTNTNVIKADTKNPKSQKKDNPFGGFFSKILDRTKSLLTDDLDEKDDY; from the coding sequence ATGCAGAAAGATAAAATTGTAGTCGGATTAGACATTGGCAGTACCAAAATTTGTGCTGTGGTGGCTCGTAGAGATGAACAAAATAAAGAACGTATAGAAATATTAGGTGTTGGGAAAGCTATCTCTGAAGGGGTAACTCGAGGTGTTGTCATAAATATTGATAAAACTGTAGAAGCGATTACTCAGGCAGTTAAAGAAGCATCTCGTATGTCGGGCATAGACATTAAAATTGTAAATGTTGGAATTGCAGGACAGCACATCAAAAGCATGCGACAAAAAGGAAGTATTACACGTCACTCCACAGAAGACGAAATTTCTGGAGAAGATGTAATGCGACTGGTAAATGATATGTACAAAACGCCTACGGAAGCAGGAACACAAATTTTGCATGTCATGCCTCAAGATTTTATTGTTGATAATGAGGCAGGTATTATTGAACCCATTGGCATGTCTGGTGTAAAGCTTGAAGCTAATTTTCATATTATTACAGCTCAAACCACAGCTCTAAATAATATCAATCGTTGTGTAAAAAAGGCTGGTCTTGAAATTCAAGAAATGATATTGGAACCAATTGCTTCCAGTCTATCAGTATTAACTCGTGAAGAAAGAGAAGAAGGTGTTGCCCTTGTGGATATTGGTGGAGGAACAACAGATGTAGCTATTTTCCACGATGGAATAATTAGACATACAGCCGTAATACCTTTTGGTGGGCAAATTATTACATCAGATATTAAGCATGGTTGTATGCTCATGGAAAACCAAGCAGAGCTTTTAAAAGTTCGTTTTGGGAAAGCTATTGCAGAACAAGCAAGTGATAGAGATGTAGTTTCAATTCCAGGGCTTAGAAACCGTTCTTCTAAAGAAATATCTTTACGTAATTTGGCTCATATCATTGAAGCTCGTATGACTGAAATTATAGAAGATGTTCATAAAGAAATTATCCGTTCTAATTTCTATAATACTCTTTCTCAGGGAATTGTATTGACAGGAGGTGGAGCATTGTTAGATGGTATTAAAGAATTGTTTGAATTACATACTGGTTTACCAGTTAGAATTGGACATCCAACAGAATATTTGACCAAAAACAATGTAGAATTGGTAAAACAACCTATTTTCGCAACAGCAATTGGTTTGGTAATGGCAGGATTTAGAGCTTTGGATGACAGAGATTTATTCCATAATGTTCAACAAACCAATACCAATGTAATAAAAGCGGATACTAAAAACCCAAAATCTCAAAAAAAAGACAATCCTTTTGGAGGATTTTTTAGCAAAATATTGGATAGAACTAAATCGTTGCTTACAGACGATTTAGACGAAAAAGATGATTATTAA
- a CDS encoding dTDP-4-dehydrorhamnose 3,5-epimerase, protein MPFLQTEIEGLLVFEPRLFEDERGYFYESFNQQEFHKATGINLPFVQDNHSFSKYGVLRGLHFQKPPHDQAKLIKVVKGEIYDVAVDIRKSSPTFGKWLGFHLSADNKKQLYLPKGFAHGFVVLSEVAEVLYKCDNFYSPQFEGGIIYNDTQLNIDWLVSENKLIVSDKDLKLKSLKEITFE, encoded by the coding sequence ATGCCGTTTCTCCAAACCGAAATAGAAGGATTATTGGTATTTGAACCACGCTTATTTGAAGATGAGCGTGGTTATTTTTATGAAAGTTTTAATCAACAAGAATTTCATAAAGCTACTGGTATTAATTTACCTTTTGTACAAGATAACCACTCTTTTTCTAAATATGGTGTACTCAGAGGTTTGCATTTTCAAAAACCACCTCATGATCAAGCCAAACTCATCAAAGTAGTAAAAGGCGAAATTTATGATGTGGCCGTAGATATTCGTAAAAGCTCTCCCACTTTTGGAAAATGGTTAGGTTTTCATTTGTCAGCAGACAATAAGAAACAATTATATCTACCAAAAGGATTTGCTCATGGATTTGTAGTATTGAGTGAAGTAGCTGAGGTTCTTTATAAATGTGATAATTTTTATTCTCCACAATTTGAAGGAGGTATTATTTATAATGATACACAACTCAATATAGATTGGTTGGTATCAGAAAATAAACTCATTGTATCTGATAAAGATTTAAAACTGAAAAGTCTAAAAGAGATAACCTTTGAATAA
- a CDS encoding ATP synthase subunit beta produces MANIGKITQVIGPVVDVSFSTEGAMLPQILNALEVTKPNGQKIILECQQHLGEDRVRAIAMDSTDGLQRGMDVVDLGTTITMPTGDAIKGRLFNVVGDAIDGIKQPDKTKGRSIHNRPPRFEDLATSTEVLYTGIKVIDLLAPYVKGGKIGLFGGAGVGKTVLIQELINNIAKAYAGLSVFAGVGERTREGNDLLREFIESDIIRYGKDFKHSMEEGGWDLSKVDMAELEKSQATLVFGQMNEPPGARARVALSGLAIAEYFRDGDGEGKGNDILFFIDNIFRFTQAGSEVSALLGRMPSAVGYQPTLASEMGLMQERITSTKRGSITSVQAVYVPADDLTDPAPATTFAHLDATTVLSRKIAELGIYPAVDPLDSTSRILDPQVLGDEHYGTAQRVKRTLQRYKELQDIIAILGMDELSDEDKETVNRARRVQRFLSQPFFVAEQFTGLKGEFVNIKDTIKGFNMIMDGELDHLPESAFNLVGTIEQAIAKGEKLLAEASKK; encoded by the coding sequence ATGGCTAATATTGGCAAAATTACGCAAGTGATTGGTCCTGTAGTAGATGTAAGCTTCTCCACAGAAGGTGCTATGCTACCTCAAATTCTCAATGCACTTGAAGTTACTAAACCTAACGGTCAGAAAATTATTTTGGAATGTCAGCAACACCTCGGTGAAGACCGTGTAAGAGCTATCGCAATGGATAGTACCGATGGTTTGCAAAGAGGTATGGATGTAGTAGATTTAGGAACTACCATCACTATGCCCACAGGTGATGCAATTAAAGGAAGACTTTTTAATGTAGTAGGTGATGCTATTGATGGTATCAAACAACCTGATAAAACAAAAGGACGTTCTATTCACAATCGCCCTCCTCGTTTCGAAGATTTAGCAACTTCAACAGAAGTTCTTTATACAGGTATCAAAGTAATTGACTTGTTAGCTCCTTATGTAAAAGGTGGTAAAATCGGATTGTTTGGTGGTGCTGGTGTAGGAAAAACTGTACTTATTCAAGAGCTTATCAACAACATTGCAAAAGCTTATGCAGGTCTATCTGTATTTGCTGGTGTAGGTGAACGTACTCGTGAAGGAAATGACCTTCTTCGTGAATTTATTGAGTCTGACATCATCCGTTATGGAAAAGATTTCAAACACTCTATGGAAGAAGGTGGTTGGGATTTGAGCAAAGTGGATATGGCAGAATTAGAAAAATCTCAAGCTACTCTGGTATTTGGTCAGATGAATGAGCCTCCAGGAGCAAGAGCAAGAGTTGCCCTTTCTGGTCTTGCTATTGCAGAATATTTCCGTGATGGTGATGGCGAAGGAAAAGGAAACGATATTTTATTCTTTATTGATAACATTTTCCGTTTTACACAAGCAGGTTCTGAGGTATCAGCTCTTTTGGGTCGTATGCCTTCTGCTGTAGGTTATCAGCCTACACTTGCTAGTGAAATGGGTTTGATGCAAGAGCGTATCACTTCAACAAAAAGAGGTTCCATTACATCTGTACAAGCTGTATATGTACCTGCTGATGACTTGACTGACCCTGCTCCTGCGACTACATTCGCTCACTTGGATGCAACCACTGTACTTTCTCGTAAAATTGCCGAGTTGGGTATCTACCCTGCTGTGGATCCTCTTGACTCTACATCTCGTATCCTTGATCCTCAAGTACTAGGTGATGAGCATTATGGAACGGCTCAACGTGTGAAGAGAACTCTCCAGAGATATAAAGAATTACAAGATATTATTGCTATCTTGGGTATGGATGAACTTTCTGACGAAGATAAAGAAACTGTAAACAGAGCTAGACGTGTACAACGTTTCTTATCTCAGCCTTTCTTCGTAGCAGAGCAGTTCACAGGTTTGAAAGGAGAATTCGTAAATATTAAAGATACTATCAAAGGCTTTAATATGATTATGGATGGTGAGTTAGATCACTTACCCGAATCTGCTTTCAACTTAGTTGGTACTATTGAGCAAGCTATCGCTAAAGGTGAGAAACTTCTTGCTGAAGCGTCTAAAAAATAA
- a CDS encoding ATP synthase subunit epsilon, translated as MFLEIITPDKQIFSGEVVSATLPGKKGSFQILNNHAAVISTLDAGTLKYKANNKEEVSLEILGGVAEVLNNNIQVLIEGIKK; from the coding sequence ATGTTTTTAGAAATTATCACCCCTGATAAGCAAATTTTTTCTGGCGAAGTAGTTTCTGCTACACTCCCAGGTAAAAAAGGCTCATTCCAAATCTTAAATAATCACGCTGCGGTTATTTCTACATTGGATGCAGGCACACTCAAATACAAAGCAAATAATAAAGAAGAGGTTAGCCTCGAAATTTTGGGTGGTGTTGCAGAAGTTTTAAATAATAACATTCAAGTGTTGATTGAAGGTATAAAAAAATAA